The genomic region tttttacctaattatcccagcgactcccatatgattcgttcagcgattcatttgttcccaaacccctccttagcgcgaagctaatcagcgctgattggaccgatgacagcctgctgcgattggtcgacgacactgacaggcttcagcacgagacagagtgaaatgcccagcagattatcaacaatataaaagtagtcacagtgcacacacgcttcatagtgtattttggctgccagtggatgaatgtaaacacagacgatggactagaaaatactgactattttattgagcaaaaagtccaagaactggcgaggagatctagcctgtcacagtctccaagctcttttcacacacacacacacgcacgcacgcacgcacgcacgcacgcacgcacgcacgcacacacacacacacacgcacacacgcacacacgcacacacgcacgcacgcacgcacgcacgcacgcacgcacgcgcacgcacgcacgcacacacacacacacacacacagggcctgcgcgtccatagaggagcggctgaatagagagggcgcggggctcagttatatccgcgaatacccgtgcgttacacacacgaggagacacacacacacacaccatacacacacagggccggcgcgtccatagaggagcggctgaattgagagggcgctgcgcggcgctcagttatatccgcgaatacccgtgcgttacacacacgaggagacacacacacacacacacacacacacacacacagggccggcacgtccatagaggagcggctgaattgaagAGCGctgcgcggcgctcagttatatccgcgaatacccgtgcgttacacacacgaggagacacacacacacattactcctacccgaggacagacacacacgcctagagcaccagttcagcttgctgggtgcaatttagacacctcacctcgaacctgagctgaaatattttgaaacttgaccgttgcatgtgtgtaaacagctgacgatccgtaatcaaagcggcacgcgtcgcgtttttaacgtggctttacacgcgatatgagaatataaagagttaacctgatacagcacactcagttacaagtaacaaacacaactaaatacatcatttgcaagctagagtaaacgaggcaataattttaatcacacgtacttacacttgtgaaatgggggtagaaactgattcatgatgcaatGATCCATGTtatgacagtctttactgatccttcctttaacaaactgaagaagtcttctttgaaagcatatagttttcagaaacactcagaactgctcaaggctgggctatattgctgatgtttcatctttaattagactcaataatatccatctgcacagcgtgacttcattcgaccggtgtctgtgtgtgtctctgtgtgtgtgtgtgtgtgtgtgtgtgtgtgtgtgtgtgtgtgtgtgtgtgactttttttctgttagtgggcggggccgcaggtttcaaatctcccgggtttgcgcgtccaactacttgtgtttcgtagctgcgtcatcacgaaacacctaatgactcgttatcaagacgactcgcttgaagcactatgagtcgactcttttatagatgaatcaatagttttaaacactgtacacttacagatttaagccttagctggatatttcacttcaattagagctgtgttacacactacatggaagggcattttcaaaaacccataatatgggctctttaactgaattgaattaaaaatgttgaaaattgctcattttatttttataaaacattcggttttttgtaaaaacaatacagACATTTAAGaatccatatttattttatttattcattcgacTTGCTTATTGGTGCATATATAGGCTATAATTAAAATCATACAACAGTTCTTGGACAGCTACAATGCCACTAAAGCTTTCaaacaaaagtacaaaaaatTAAAGAAAGGTTAGACTTTCTATGGTGACAGCCAACATCACAACACACCGTAACCGTCCTTCAGGTGGTTTAGCCagaattaaattacaaaacattgaattaaaaagtGCAGTTACTTCCTCATTGTTCAAAGAGTCTGCAAGTTCGTGCTCCATGAATATAGGATGTTGTGGATTATGGACATTAAACGTGTCTCTATTAGATGTGCAGCAGAAAAAAAGTCTTTCATCAGTGCATGCAGTCGTTGGTAAATTTCTCACACGGATCAGAGCGAGTTTTTGCGCAACCAAAATACAGCGCCGTATGCAATAAACTCACGCTCAGTCAGGCGAAATAAAGGTCTCATTGCCTAGGAtgtcaatcaaattaatcaagcTCTAGCCACGAATAAAACAATagggtattttattattttaagatgacggattagtaattatattatacatgGCTAATTATACTCAagtcaatgaaataataactttaataaataaaatatgttggtAAGAATGTGGTGGGGCAGTGATTCCTTTCTCTGCCAGAGACTGCTCTATGGTTTAAAAACCCTTTTCAAACTGTATAGTTTAGACCtgtatctttttttatattaaatatagtgTAGTTTACTTGTGGATGTCTGATAACTAGTGCGCTTCCTGCTGAGCCAGCTGTGGTAGCTTGGCAACAGAGCCGCTACGTCAACACACAGAATCTGTCGGCACAGTTCAGCAGAGTTCTCTAAGCGTGCTGAGAATTCCGAGCCGAGAACGATTTGTAATCGTGCCGCGCCATTCCAGACTCAGTGGAGAAACAACCGTAATGCTTTTGCAaaagttattttacaataaaaggtcttttttggataaataaatactttttgtttatcaaggacacattaaatgaataaaaagttacAGTTATGACATttacaatgttacaaaatatCTCTATTTCAATAAATGCTGTTCGGCTGAACGTTCTCTTCATCAAGAATCACAAACATTTTACACTGCCCACAAAAATATTAATCAGGACAAtgctttttttacattaataatcataataataaattattcttaAGCAGCAAACTACATCAATTTCGAAAAAATATGAgattctgaaaatgtaaaatgctgaaaattgagtttaattaaaaaaaagaaagaaaaaaaagaatttaattgTTATATTACACAACATTGCTGTATTATTACTCAAATTAATCTAGTACAGACCTAAAAGGTTCATTAGGAGTGTAAAGATTCTAGTTACTATTGTAGTGCTGATCTTGAAATAACTATACTTATGTGATGGTGCGATGTCTTACCAGCGATATTGTTCAGCATGTGAAAGTCTGGAGTCAGGAAAGTAGAGCAGCTCCATCTAATGAgagatgaatgaatatatatagtgAGTATCACTGCTGTATTACTGTTAATTACTGCTgtattactgtaaattactgttaGAGAAAAGACTCACCAGTCCTTGGTTAATGAAATATTCTGCAAAGTAAACCAAAGCAAGCGGAAAAATAAACTTCGACagaccctgaaaaaaaaaacacacacgcgTAAGAGCACCAACAAAAAAAGAACTAGACTATAAAGTATTTAGCTTTGTTTCCAATCAAAAGCTGCGTAAATTCTGTATTGTATTGAGTAAAATATTTGCAGATAAATCACTCTTTCGATCCCATGTTCAAGAGATTAAAATTGTAATTTCCTAGAAAACTATAGCGTGATTTATGAtttctgaataataaaaatgaatgtttatgcAAGCTAAGAAGCTGCTTTAGATTTTGTTTGTAGAGCGTAAACAAAAGTTGCACCTTAGAGTGGTAGACAACACAAATCATCACACACAGTAACACACTCactcatttcttcattcatttgcaTTGAGTAACAGTTTCATACATTATAAATCAACATTTAATGAACTAAATACAAGCAAATAACCACTTAGTCGCTCAAACATTTGTGCAAATTAAAAAtcacatcttggtgtttccaatGTTTATGTGATATAAAAAGGACAAAATGAGATGTGGACAGAAACGCGGCTAATAAAGAACATTTCAATCGTGAGGGCACATTAAAGGTGTTGAATTGAAAATAAGGAGACTAACTATATTAAGATCTTTAAATAGCAGCCCTAAAGCAGGTCAGTGTGCGATCTGAATTCAACGCTTAAAGATGTTATACTGCTTTAAATAGTAAACGGAAACATCTGTATAAAGATAAAGAGGTTTTATATTTGGTTTCTGTGGCGCCTTTGCTGTGTAAACAAGGATCACATGTTTCATGGCAAATAAGCATCATATGACTAACTGAATATGACTCATGTTACCTCAGTAATTGTATAATCacttaatataacaatattacaGAGACATAGTTCTTGGAACATGTTAAGCATAAGCCTGTGAGATATACAGTTGAGGTTTAGAATTACAGTATTAGCCCTgctgttaaattttaattatttaatacgtttccccaatttctgcttaacatagagaagataatagttttaataacaaatttctaataactgatttcttttatctttgctatgttgactttaaataatattttagtagacaGCTTTCAacactagtattcaacttaaagtgcaatttaaatagGTTTACTAgccaagttaggttaattaggcaaatcgttgtataatgatggtttgttctggaacCAATGGTAAAATATtgcttaggggggctaataatattgacctttaaatggtttaaatggcttttattcaagccaaataaaacaaattagaattTTTTCAGAAGAAtgaaatattattggaaatactgtgaaaaataccttgctctgttaaacatcatttggaaaatatttgaatatttgtatatttatatagaaaggAACACTTTTTCAACagctcattaatgcaaatatctCGTCAGCTGATAACATGCATTCAGGCATGGTGTAGTAAATGACCTAATGAAGTTAATACCAAGTATCGGAATGAAGAAAGTTTTGATTTAAAAGGTTttgttcaccccccaaaaataattttttttttttttttatttatttctcataacTTAATTAACCATGTGACTTcggtggttcaactgtaattatatgaagctacaagaacacttttgtactgaAATTACTTTGTTAGCCAATGTCTTTCATGTCAGAAAAGGAAGCCTGACTGAATTCAATGCTTGTGTGTTGCGCTTCTTGCTCTTACATACTGTCTGTATTAAATGAATACCCTGATAACTTGACGCGGGAGAGATATAGGCAAACAAATTAGTTTTAAGgttttttgaaaaaaagaaaagtattctTGAAactttttcatttctaaacataatagttaatagttactcatttctaataactgatttatttaatctttgtcatgatgacagtaaataatatttgactagatatttttcaagacacttctatacagcttaaagtgatatttaaaagcttaaataaggttagggtaattaggcaagttattgtataacgatggtttgttctgtagactatggaaaaatttatagcttaaaggggctaataatttagaccttaaaatggtgtttaaaaaatttaaaacagcttttattctagtcaaaataaaacaaataagattttttctagaagaaaaaacattatcagacatactgtgaaaatttccttgctctgttaaacataatttgggaaatatttaaaaaagaacttcaactgtatatataacaatTAATCCAAAATGACATACTGCAGATATAAGTTCATTTAAGCAGAGAAAATAAACTTAATTCACGAAGCAGGTCTAACCATAATGATGTATTTTTTCTCAGTCAAGGTCAGTGGTCCGATGTGTTTGTCATCTATCAGAAACAAGAGTACACGGCTAGTACAGTCATTTGATAAGACACCATACACATTATACTGAAAATAAGATACAAGCAACAAGTTCCACATACCTTGATCTTCCAGAGCTGGCTCAGAATCCTCATCTGTATCCGTGTCCTCCTCAATTAAAGCTCGTCTCTCTTCAGAGTTCAGCCCTCTGGAAAGGCTCTGACTAACCTCAGGGCATCTCCACTGTGGAAATGAGTGCGGAAACACCAGGAGGACAAAATAGCTGAAAGGAAAAGAtgcagtttatgtgtgtgtgttaaaatatGACATACAATCTAGTAGGTTGAGAAACTTCTGCTGACCTAACAGCCAAAATAACAGGGACCACCAGCATGATCCATAGAGTAACTTGTGGAGTCAAGCCAGCCTGTGTTAATGCAGAGTAGAGTAAAGCTCCAGCGACTCCTGCTGCCCCTGTGCCAGACCCCCAGCCACTTAACACATCACTAGAGATATGGAAACAGATGGAAAACATTGAGAAGCAGAGAGTTTATAAATGAGCTAAACTCTTAAAGGTCTGAAACCACTTGACATgagtacatttatatttttgggtgaacaattcctTAAACTGTGTTTGTAAAATGGAATATGTTTGCTAAGAGAGTGTTTTTGTGCTTATCAAGTATATTAATTGACCAAACATACACAATTTATGATggaattttacttaaaataacttTTCTATCTGCATATACAGTCTTATGCAAAAGTTTAGCTATCCCTTAATACAGTGATTCTCAACCACgtacctggaggaccaccaacactgcatgtttggatgtctcctttatctgtcacacccattacaggtctttcagtctgtgCTAATGAGattatgatctgaatcaggtgtgtttggttaaggagacaagtaaaatgtgcagagctggtggtcctccaagaacatggttgagaaacactgacttaaCAAATAACAGATTTAAGTGATTTTTGAAATTGTAAATTAAACAAATGCACAACATTTTCACCAAACACTGATGCATAGTTACTTCTGTTATTTATTCATAGTTAAATCTGTTATTCATCAAGGGGTGGCTAAacgtttgcatgttttttttttaaatacaacataTTACTGGGAttgaaagctgaattttcagcaacgATACTGCAGTCTTCTGTGTCAGAAACcattctaatatgatgatttggcactataaaatacatttattactcttatcaatgttgaaaactagAGGTTAATTACGTACACCACTTCATTTGCAAATCAAATTTATTACATGCACAGAATATCCACACAGCCTACTAAATTTGATtaactaaatacataaatatcaCTATCAATACACTCAACTAAATCCTACATTTCTCAGTCATAATCCATTTTGATTCAAGCTTATTCTGCTTTCCATTTCAATCAAAATTACACAATAATAAGAACAACTGAGTCGctttcagcttattccctgctttatcaggggttgccatagcagaatgaactgtTATATCAACTAATTCATTtatagataataaaaaataaacacaaataaataacaataataattatgtattttttcttatttattaaaataataatacaaaaattattttatttgaagtagTGAGTTTTGAAGTAGTTGTGTTGTTGTGTATATGCCTCTGTTTGTTGTGGTTCCCTTATCTCCGTCTCTATCCGCTGTCTTTCTGACAGGTTTCATTATGAATGCACAGGTGCGGTAAATCAGGTGTCGACTAGCTTGCCAGCAAGTAGGTGAAGTCCAATTTAAACCGGGCTGgaacatttatttgtaataaaaaatcttGTGTTGTATTTGCTCTGTGATACTGTGATACTGATACACTGAGTGTTGACTTATTGAGTCTTATGTGTATATACAGAGACACATGTGATGAGGAGAGTGCCTTTTTGTTTGATTAAGTTCTCATGTTTTGTGGTTAGTAGGGAGGTAAGTGAGTGTTATTTAATTTGCAGGTAAGAGGGTTTAAAAATGAGTTAGCcgttgagttttttgtttgttattttggatTTACCTCCGCAAGAATTTTATGTCTCCTTTAAagttaaatgtcaaataaatttgGCTTTACGTCATTTCTTTGGTCAGtcgtctttgttgttgtttgacTCCAGGCTCCTCATTAATTTTAGAGGTgtcctatttattttaatttaatattatttattgttacggGGCTAGCTTGCTTTGTGGAGCCGTGCAAAGTTAGATAACTTAAcagcttattccctgctttatcaggggtcaccatagcagaACGAACTGTTATAATAACTAATTCATTTAtagataataaaaaagtaataataaacaaaaataaataaataataataataataatgaataattagtGCATACTTTGCTAAAACAACAATGTCCCCAcgtgaataaatgaatgggttGGAGGCTCTACCTGCTGAAAAACACTGAGAGCGAGAGGAAGGAAAGTTCTCCCAATCCTGAACTAACACTGGCAAAGATGACACCTGAGAAAAGATCCATCACAACATTCATCAGTTATCATTTactaattttaaatgaaaaacacaaacacacatgcttattACCAATTATGCTCATCGATATGGTTGAAGAAAACGACACCATCAGGAAGCTGACTACTGCCGTAAAGAAACACACCAAAACACGGAATCTGTTCACAGTGAAGGAGAAAAGACAACATCATTATTATCAATCAAAAACCAATGGAATATATTTTTCCTCTTGAATTCAACagaactgcactgcaaaaaatgctttttttatacttgcattttgtcttgtttctagttcaaatatctaaaaaatcttaaatcaagaagtattttctaaacgagcaaaacataatgtcttactttaagaaataatatctaggcctgtcacaataatcaatatatattcTTATCGCACAACTCATGGACATGACCTCCAAaataatttttggtgatgcaatctACACTcttcggccactttattaggtacaccttactagtactgggctgGACTCCCTTTTGTctttagaactgctttaatccttcgtggcatagattcaacaaggtactggaaatattcctcagagaatttggtccatattgacatgatagcatcacgcagttgctgcagatttgttggctgcacatccataatgcgaatccaccacatcccaaagatgctctattggattgagatctggtgactgtggaggccatttgagtacagtgaactcattgtcattgtctgagatgatttgcgctttatgacatggcatgttatctagctggaagtagccatcagaagatgggtacactgtggtcataaaccctagagatggttgtgcgtgaaaatcccagtagatcagcagtttctgaaatactcagaccagtctgtcttgcaccaacaaccacgccacattcaatgtcacttaaatcacctttcttcaccattctgatgctcggtttcaaCTGCAgaaaatcatcttgaccatgtctacatgcctaaatgcattgagttgctgccatttgattggctgattagaaatttaaaccaaaaaaattaataaaaatagaattaaagaAATAGTAATGTTTATTGTTGTGTTTTATAAAACTGTTATTTTCCTTCAATGGAAAAAAATGATAACATACAgcaataattataaaacaatacCAATAATCAACTCGCatcattataaaaacattttataagaattaaagagttcagatgcagggagtgccatctgaaattttcttctagaatgagcatttttcacaagctcctgtgtgtatgttcagtaaatcCATTTTTACGGCAAAAAATATGCTCTTTGCATTGCTTAACATGAAATAACCAAACAAAAATATTGGAGGctgagaaacatgctaattctgaTGGAAGTTTTCAGGCGGCACTTggaggattttgcatctgaactcttcattttcagtatttaaaaaaaactgaaagattgggaaacaattttaaaaagatccCTCAGAACTTTGAGTAAAATTGTATCCTTGGGgtatttaaaacattacattcCAACACAATTTACTTCATGTTAAACGGtcttaaaatatttagtaaaacagaAGTTGTCAACACTTTTATTTCCCCAAGTCCCTTTGACTTTTTCCAGTTGTTGTGATTTACTTGATAATACCAAAAACATTAAATTCACAATTCCTAcccaataaaatattaaaacactgaaaaaatgttttttaaggaCAATAATTAATcgaataatcttaaaaaaaaaaatggattaatTGATGTGTTCTTTGAAAGAGTGTGCTTGTATTatgatattttattgtcattctggcattatataatgagtggcataaaatgcaaaatgacaataatattgtttagtgcaatatattttagtgcaatatATCGTTCAACAAAAACagatattgtgacaggtctatatatatatatgtccaaattaaatgagtttttccttaaaacaatctaaataatcTGTCTaagaggtaagcaaaataatcttaagtcaaaagaaaaaacaagattatttttaaaatgcttcttgatttaataattatttgatatttggactagaaactaatctaagtaagaaaatcattgttttgcagtgtgttcatttaactgaaaaacattatcagactttGTCCCTTTAAGTTTGTGAACAGGTTTGCCATTGATTTCACTGTCAATCCATCTCTTATCACAACATtacattatttgcatttaaagcaacattgCTAAACCTGTTTGTATGTTTAGCTGTTAGACCTCAAATAAAGAAGTGCTCGTCAACCTTACCCATAAGGCACTTTGTGTATGTagaaaggtgctgtaagtttgaTTAATAGGGTGGGTAGGATATCAGCCAACAGCACAGCCTAGAAAGAGAAACGAAACAAAAGTCTCATTATTCTCTAATCAAATATTTGCCCTCATATG from Danio aesculapii chromosome 3, fDanAes4.1, whole genome shotgun sequence harbors:
- the cln3 gene encoding battenin; translated protein: MDRAVNSDTVSTADTEGRCQRWRNCVAFWLLGLCNNFAYVVMLSAAHDILQKQESQNTTTPTPAPNGTSIEIRNSSNRSRYDCNPVSTAAVLLADILPTLLIKLTAPFYIHKVPYGFRVLVCFFTAVVSFLMVSFSSTISMSIIGVIFASVSSGLGELSFLSLSVFFSSDVLSGWGSGTGAAGVAGALLYSALTQAGLTPQVTLWIMLVVPVILAVSYFVLLVFPHSFPQWRCPEVSQSLSRGLNSEERRALIEEDTDTDEDSEPALEDQDDKHIGPLTLTEKKYIIMGLSKFIFPLALVYFAEYFINQGLMELLYFPDSRLSHAEQYRWYQTVYQIGVFLSRTSLFCFKIRKIFLMSLFQCANAVLLVFAVYYQFLPNISVVFVIIAFEGLLGGAAYVNTFFFIREESVEREREFVMATATVGDSLGIALSAAVAFPVHHYFCSL